The following proteins are co-located in the Solea senegalensis isolate Sse05_10M linkage group LG12, IFAPA_SoseM_1, whole genome shotgun sequence genome:
- the hs6st2 gene encoding heparan-sulfate 6-O-sulfotransferase 2 — protein sequence MDEKSTSSSHQRLLIALLMSLLFGVITVQYVCPSRSECHMLHQLGSWLKVGSASGPRSSGNEPRDVLQKDPYIAEDGALVRFVPRFNFTKDDLYRVVDFNIKGDDVIVFLHIQKTGGTTFGRHLVRNIQLERPCECHAGQKKCTCYRPGKKETWLFSRFSTGWSCGLHADWTELTKCVPSRMNTREAPKNLPRWNYYYITILRDPVSRYLSEWRHVQRGATWKASLHVCDGRSPTLSELPSCYPGDDWSGCSLQEFMDCPYNLANNRQTRMLADLSLVGCYNVSAMSEDERWAVLLHSAKRNLRDMAFFGLTEYQRKTQYLFERTFNLEFIAPFTQLNGTRASSVDIPPEIQRTIRQLNRWDVELYEYGRDLFLQRFQVARQQERRLARERRQQERRRLRGRLTTKQWRQLKPTETPRPLDSHSVVTEEQLRKKAGGDNVELEMPLPEWWDLDENSTMEDYMDNVEQW from the exons ATGGATGAGAagtccaccagcagcagccaccAGAGGCTCCTCATCGCCCTGCTCATGTCGTTGCTTTTCGGAGTCATCACGGTCCAGTATGTGTGTCCCAGCAGGTCCGAGTGCCACATGCTGCACCAGTTGGGATCCTGGTTGAAAGTCGGCAGTGCATCTGGTCCCCGGAGCAGTGGCAACGAACCCCGGGACGTGCTCCAAAAAGACCCGTACATTGCAGAAGACGGCGCCCTGGTCCGCTTTGTCCCCCGTTTCAACTTCACCAAAGACGATTTATATCGCGTTGTGGACTTCAACATCAAAGGAGACGACGTTATAGTTTTCCTACACATTCAAAAAACAGGTGGCACCACCTTTGGGCGACATCTTGTGCGAAATATCCAGCTGGAGAGACCATGCGAGTGCCATGCGGGCCAGAAGAAATGTACCTGTTACCGGCCAGGTAAAAAAGAAACCTGGCTCTTCTCCCGGTTTTCTACCGGCTGGAGCTGTGGGCTTCATGCGGACTGGACGGAACTAACAAAATGTGTCCCGTCACGCATGAACACACGAGAGGCTCCCAAGAACCTGCCCAG ATGGAACTATTATTATATAACCATCTTGAGAGATCCAGTATCACGCTATTTGAGTGAGTGGCGTCATGTGCAGCGTGGTGCCACATGGAAAGCCTCCTTACACGTGTGTGATGGACGTTCACCAACGCTGTCTGAGCTGCCAAGCTGCTACCCTGGAGATGACTGGTcaggctgctcccttcaggagTTCATGGACTGCCCCTACAACCTGGCCAACAACCGGCAGACCCGCATGCTGGCTGACCTAAGCCTGGTTGGATGCTACAATGTCTCTGCCATGAGCGAGGACGAGCGCTGGGCAGTACTTCTGCACAGTGCTAAGCGTAACCTACGCGACATGGCCTTCTTTGGGCTGACTGAGTACCAACGTAAGACCCAGTACCTGTTTGAGCGAACCTTCAACTTGGAGTTCATTGCACCCTTTACTCAGCTCAATGGCACCCGTGCCTCTAGTGTTGACATACCTCCCGAAATACAACGCACAATCCGTCAGCTAAACCGATGGGATGTAGAGTTGTACGAGTACGGCCGAGACCTTTTCTTACAGCGTTTCCAGGTGGCGCGGCAGCAGGAGCGCAGGCTGGCCAGAGAGAGGCGGCAGCAGGAAAGAAGGCGGCTCCGTGGAAGGCTTACAACAAAGCAATGGAGGCAGCTGAAGCCCACAGAAACACCCCGTCCGCTTGACAGCCACTCTGTAGTTACTGAGGAGCAACTGAGGAAGAAGGCTGGTGGAGACAATGTGGAGTTAGAGATGCCTCTCCCAGAGTGGTGGGATTTGGACGAGAATAGCACCATGGAGGATTACATGGACAACGTGGAACAGTGGTAG
- the zgc:153018 gene encoding transmembrane protein 179-like: MELDRRLLLAHCALHAASVVAGLLVVIPMALNGSAFKGRCALFSTGYWRTDDRAEATEQPGHASHLVVQQWGPLAACQFSTFVGIFTVLYGAAQGWRCLFYLHGRHDDTLFSSFLTVLLSVCVLFLSGGASVLLSLGLSSWCDTVTDNNKQPYTCAESQSVPLYLDVDTSSFYTELSLAQVSLWCVTALWLAHSILAFLRLYHSHSQHIRRPCLPREKQLLLGHSPSDNSSSSSSSSSSSSSPSPPPATPTILV; the protein is encoded by the exons ATGGAGCTGGACCGGCGGTTGTTGTTGGCACACTGTGCGCTCCACGCCGCGTCGGTGGTGGCGGGCTTGCTGGTGGTCATCCCCATGGCTCTCAACGGCTCCGCGTTCAAAGGCCGCTGCGCACTTTTCTCCACGGGCTACTGGAGAACAGACGACCGGGCCGAGGCGACTGAGCAGCCGGGACACGCCTCCCACCTGGTGGTGCAGCAGTGGGGCCCACTGGCGGCGTGCCAGTTCTCCACGTTCGTGGGTATTTTCACGGTGCTGTACGGTGCCGCGCAGGGCTGGAGGTGCCTCTTTTATCTGCACGGACGACAtgacga CACCCTGTTTTCGTCCTTCCTGACTGTGCtgctgagcgtgtgtgtgctcTTCCTGTCTGGAGGGGCCAGTGTCCTCTTGTCTCTGGGTCTGTCCTCCTGGTGTGACACTGTGACTGATAACAACAAGCAGCCATACAC CTGTGCAGAGTCCCAGTCTGTTCCTCTTTACCTGGATGTGGACACATCGTCCTTCTACACAGAGCTCAGTCTGGCACAG GTGTCTCTGTGGTGTGTGACGGCTCTGTGGCTGGCTCATTCCATCCTGGCCTTTCTCCGGCTCTACCACTCCCACAGTCAGCACATCCGCCGGCCTTGTCTTCCTCGAGAGAAGCAGCTCCTTCTTGGTCACAGTCCGtctgacaacagcagcagcagctccagcagctccagcagcagcagctcgccctctcctcctccagcaacACCCACCATCTTAGTCTAA